TTTCTCGTTTGTCATCTTGGACGCAATACTCATGAATGTTCAGAACCGCATGTTGGATCTCAAGTACAGTATGCAGCATCTTCTAGCACGGATGCTCCACAAGACCAATCCCAGAGCTTCGTTGAAGGCTGTCGATGGTATGATCCaggatgtggaagcgtaAGTGCTCCCTTTGCTTGACTGCAAAGTTCCACGTGACTTATTCGAATTTAGATATCGCCATTCGGCCTGGGAGTATGCTTTTCGCTTCCTTAGAGTCTCTCTTTCTTTATCTCTATCATCACCAAACTACCAAGATTCAGTTTCAGCGCTGCACCATCTTCACAAGATATCCCAGATGGCCAATCGCAACGGTGACAAGGCTGTATCAGCTATGGCTGCTGTGATCGAGGCACTTGCGCATCTGCAGTTAGGCTCAAATTTCGATTCTATTGAGCAGGCCCAGCGAGCAGTGGCTACCGCACGAAGTCATCAGCTTAATGATGATCTTCGGCACATACCTCAACTTATCACCCTCGTCCAGATGATTGACATTTGCTGCAGTCTTCTCGAGTACGATGTCAACCAATCAGCTCAAAAGTTGCGAGTGTTGCAAGAAATAATGGACGAGAGATTAAACTACCCTAACTGGCGCGTTGACGGATCGTTTTCAGTCCCATTGAACGGTAAATCCGCAGGTCCCTCGTCGATTGACACCGGTGATATTCTTCAAGTTCAAAATGGCACATTGCTTTTGAGTTTCAGTTGGTTACCCCAGCATGATCTTTACGCGCTGTGCTATTTTCTCAGTTCTGTCACGCTTAGCGCTAAGAACTCGCATGACGGCCGTAAAGCTGAAAAGTTCCTTCAAGAAGGGCGGCGCATGCTCAATAGTAAGTTCCCCTCCCTTTATATTGACAAAATCCATTGCTGAAGACCGCTCAGGCAGCTTCGAGACACCGGAGAACGTTGCGGAATCGATGGGTAACGCAAACAAACGCATTGAATGGCGCAGGACGCTATGCTGCAATATCATACTACAACAAGTATTCCTGGCATGTTGTCGAACCGACTGGGACTTTGCCAGAGAAAATCTAAATGAACTCCGACAAATCGCACAAGAACTCGGTGACAACCTCTCAGGCAACGTCCAATGCTTGATGGAATACACTGCAGGAACCATCGCTCAAGCAACAGGAGATCTCAAAACTGCTCTAACTATCTTTCAAACCCCACTCCTCTCACTCTCCCCCAACGCTAGCAAAACAACACGCAACGACCCCTGCCGCGACATTGCCATCCTCGCAGCCATAAACACCGCCCTCATCATCCGCGATCCATCCCACCCCTCCCACTCGCTCCTCCCAACCATCCTCTCCACCATCGAATCCTTCGCCAAAACAAGTCCAAACAAATACATACAAGCAGCCTATTACCTCATTAATGCAATTGTGCAAACCGAATCCACAATCCAAACAAAACAATTCCTTCAACAAGCGCTCCAATCCGCCACAGCGATCAGCAACTCCCAAATCACCTGCATGACTCTCACCTTCATGAGCTGGAAGTACTTCCGCGGTGTTGTCGGCGAACAAGCAGAGAAAAGTGCACGAGCAGGCCGAGCAATGGCGAAAAAAGCAAATGATCGACTTTGGGTCAGTGTTACAGATGAAATGCTTGCGGAGACATTAGAGAGACAGGGCAAGGGAGAGGAGGCGGGAAGTGTCAGGGATGAGGGAATGAGAGTTACAATGGGGTTACCCGGGGCGCTGAGGAGGGGTATTTAATCTTCTTTGCTGTTTTTCAATATTCTTCGATTGTCATTTTCTTAAGGATTTGCTGGTTTTTAGTCCTGCGAGTTAATCGGTTTGAGCTTTGAGATACCATATCTGCTGATGGGCATCTGGCGCATAGATTGAGCAATTTGTTTATAGATAGGTGCATATGTATCAATTGCTTTCATATCTATATTGACATGGGCTAGCGAAGTCGCAGCCTACAAATATATATCAGCCGCAGAGTACGATGACCAGTTCAACACGAACCCAAGACAAAACCATTCATTATTAAATCCAATGCCATTACAGGCTATTCACTCAATACACAGCATTTGACTATTTTAACAAAGCCAGCCACGCATGCCATCAAGCCATCGTCGTTTGAAACCATGAAACAACCCGCACCATACGATATATGCAATATACACCCAGATATCAATCAAGCATCAAGCTGCTATCTGAAATATGAAATCCACAGAATAAGCCCATCGAAGGTGAGACTGACACCTAGAAAGCAGCGTATAAGcacagaaagaaaaaaacagCAGACCGAGACTCCGTCACTCAACAAGACGCCATGTACCAACCGCATACAGCTCGAAAGGCTGATGGTTGGGTATGATGATAATGaaccaaagaaaaaagaagaaagatgagAATAAATACAAAAATAGAATGCCGGGAGAAAATCACCCCAACCCACCCCAAGCACCACGAATCCTTCGTGCAAGCTGAATATCCTTCTGCATAATAGTCACGCGCTTAGCATGCAGTGCGCACAAATTAGTATCTTCGAATAAATGCACGAGGAACGCCTCTGCGGCTTCTTGTAGCGCTTGGATCGCATGCGACTGCCACCGGAGCTCTGCGCCTACGTCTGAGGGGAGCATTTCAAGGGCGACTTCACGGACGAGGCGTGCGAAGGGAAGCTTTTGGATGAGGAGATCGTAGGAGCGTTGGTATTTGCGGATTTCTTTCAGAGCGACAGTTCCAGGTCTGTAGCGGCGTGGACGGCCTTGGGGGGTTGGGTCGCCGGCTAGATAGGCAATTAGTTTTATGATCTGCATTACGAGTCTGGACCGTATGGACCGTATGGACCGTATGGAACGTACGTTGGACGTCTGATGTCTTTGCTGCCTTTGTCGTCTTTATTACTCCCGATGGCCGCTtgccttctctttcttctccggaTGCCTTTGGCCTCCTTTTGTTTGCTGGCGACGCGGTTTGTTGCGGTTTTGATGATGGACCTGCTTCTCCATCGCCGGCGCTGGGTCGCGATCGCGGTTCTGAGATGATCTTGTGGCCTTTTCCTGTCTTTGGTGGCATTGTGACGGTTTGCGCGGTGGTGATGGTTTCTATTGAGGTGCGGAAATGGCGCGCGACTCGACGTTCAAGTGAGGGGATATGTGTATGGCAGTATTTGCTGCGATGGATGCCAATTTAGAAATAGATTATGCGCGATGCGTTATGAACAGAAATACTGTTTCGTCTAATGGATATCGAGCTCGGCGGGACAGTCCTTTGTTTTGACGCGGGCAGAACAAAAAGAGAACAAAAGGAGACCGCAGTACGGAATAAACAAAACAACAAAGATGCCCTTGCGACTAAGATCGGTTCTCTGACCGGAGAGAAACCGTCGAGGGGCAATTGGAAAGTTGAACAAAAAAAATCGCCAGCAATTGCTGCCTCAGGAGCTATTGGCTGATATCGAGGGCATGATGCGTGTTTCCCAGCCTCCGGTATTTTGACGCGTAGCGTGTGCTTATCCGCTTAAGCGCGCGGCTATCTGTGATACACGTGATGCTGTCGGCGGGCGGAATGACATCGTTGCAGCTGCGGATGGCTTCAAGGGCGGAAGAGGCCACCCTGGAGTTTTGTTTGCGTTCGGTACCTATTGAACTGGTGAGGGGCTAATTCTGCAAGCTTGCTGTCATTCGGTAGCGGCTTTATTCTCGACGTTTATTCCCCCGCGACATCTCGTCTCTGGTATCTGTTGATACTGTTGTCTACTCTGATAACTCTGAACGTCCGACGCAATGGCCGCCATCTGGGGTAATGGTGGGCAAGTAGGCCAGTTTCCCCTTGAGCAATGGTTCTACGAGATGCCGCCTGTCACCCGGTGGTGGACAGCTGCCACCGTTGCTACGTCAGTATTGGTGCAGTGTCATATCTTGACACCGTTCCAGCTATTCTACAGCTTCCGGGCTGTGTACTTCAAGTCGCAGGTGCGTCAACCAAATCAACCAAAGATAAAACGAAAAGGGCagaaaaaaggagaaggatTGTGGAGCAGGTGTGGCTGACTTGAACAGTACTGGCGCCTAGTAACGACCTTTCTCTATTTCGGACCGCTCAGTCTAGATCTACTATTCCACGTGTTTTTCCTGCAACGGTACTCGCGCCTGCTCGAGGAAACGTCCGGTCGATCTCCCGCTCACTTCTCGTGGCTGTTATTCTATGCGATGGTGTCGCTCTTGATCATCTCCCCGTTCCTGTCGCTGCCGTTCCTGGGCACTTCGCTCTCCTCAAGTCTGGTCTACATCTGGAGCCGCCGCAACCCTGACACCCGTCTTAGCTTCTTGGGGCTACTTGTCTTTACGGCCCCGTATCTGCCATGGGTCCTGATGGCATTCAGCCTTGTGGTTCACGGCATCGTGCCGAAGGATGAGATTTGTGGCGTGGTGGTGGGCCATGTTTGGTACTTCTTCAACGACGTCTACCCGCCGCTCCATGGTGGTCATCGCCCTCTTGATCCACCGATGTGGTGGATGCGGATGTTTGATTCTCAGGCGGATGCACGTGGGACGGACACGAACAACATCAATGGTGACTTCGCCGCTGCTGCGGCGCATGAAGTGCGTTGAAGGTAATGATGTGCGTCATGTGTTTTATATTTTGAAAGCCATAACATAGCGACTCTGATCGCTATTTATCACGATTATCTTGGACGCGCGTGCAACAGCGGATCCTTCTGCATGAGAAAACAGCTTTGACCAAGGCTCTGATAATCATTAATGGATGCTGAGTTTTCGCCAGCCTCCGAGGCGATTCGCGCGGATTATCTGCAGTTCCAGGCCTGACGATCAGCCCTCGATTTGTTCACTCTCCACCGATATACCGTTGGAAGTGGAAACTGGGGTAGAGTCTGGGGTGAATACAGCGGCCGTTAAACCATGCCGGTCTACTGAGATTCCTTACTTCGTACAGTAGGACTGATCGATATCAGGGGCTGAGTGGATACCCGATAGGCTTAGATATACATAGAACAGCAATCGATGATATTCAACTGAGTAACTAGGCATCATTCTTTGCATGGAGTACAAGCACGCCGTAGGTAAAAGCAATTGAAAGCCTCGAAACTATAAATAGCAGAATACCCACCGATAAGCTTATTTCGAAAGAAAGACCTCCGAAGATTCCGCGGTGTACGCAACACGCTAGGCACACAAAATACTTGCGAAAGCCAGTCGACATGCGAAGATAAGATGCTTTGTGTGACCTTCACAGCCACTGGGATGATAATGCAGAGTAACGTGGTACAGTTACGCCCGGCCGGGCAACGCCTCACACGTACGACGTCAATGTACGACACGACACCAAATTGAGGCTCTAATATTCTACTTCGGTACACCGAAGTAAAGTAAGCATTAATTAACTATTGAGTTTCCAAAGAATACAACAAGGGTTTTCCTTGCGAGTGGGTGGGTGAATACTGTAGTAGTGGGGGCGGGGCAATAATGCGAGGCTGGATTTGTCTTGTCTTGTCTTTGCGTATTCGTTCTGACATTTGCCACACAGGGTGCAGTTTGaaatgtactccgtacatgtaCAATGTCTTGCAGGGAAAGTGGGCGCTGCTAAGAATAACAAGTGTTCTGTTCTGTTGGAATGTGGGTTGTGGGGTTTCAGTCGGCTGTTTGGAAGAGTTGGAAGTCGTCAGTGCGAAGACTACTCGAGTATGGAGCATAGCATCATATATGTCCCATTGCGATATTATCCAGTATTTGGACTCGGCCGTAGTCCGCACATTCAACTTAGCGACCTCGATATCTCCGCGGTATTTCGTACTCTATCTAGTTACTCTGTACCAATAACTCCGCGGCAGGTCCAAGCGCCCGGCCGATAGATGATGGGATGAAACCGTTGAGTTGCGATACGCCGACCGTTCTGTTGTCGAAGTGGTGCTAGGTGGGGGAATTCTTGGTTTCTTGGGGAGTTCTTGGTGCTGGGTTCAGATAACGATGCGATGGTTAGGGTAAAGATATGGCTGGACACAGACCACCGCACAGACTTTGACTGTACTCCATCTGTCCACGCGTCTGACAATTGCCGCTGACGTTGAGTGGTCGTCGGGTCGGTTAACCATGGCATTGAGTGGAGTCGAGTGTGCCATGGAGTCTGTACCTCCAGAGTACAGACTGGTAGAGCAGTCTGTACGAGGTagaagagaggaaagacagcttacagagtacagtatGGAGAGAATATGGAAGATCATGAGAGATTTAAAGTACTGGAAAGGCCTCTGCGCAATAATTGGGAATTGCCCATGATACCGGGTAATGACAGAAAGTATCTTGGAACCTCCACAAGTACCAAGATGCAGGGTCCAGATTCAGTTACCACtgcgtacagagtacagagtacggacTAGTAAATGCTAGTCGTGATGATGATAACCGTACTCTGATATACAGTGGCAGGTGTTCCGAGTACAGATCTTGTGTCCATCCGCCCGACTCGGCTTTTCTCAACTTAACCGAGCATGGATCATGACGATAACCACAGAGATACTCCGATGTTTCGCGTCAAGAATCTCTGGATGAGTATCGGAGACGCCTAATGCGGAGAGAGAGAACCATGGTGTCTGATTTCCGATAAAACACGAAAATGTCAATCCAGGGTTCGTGTCGCCTTCCAGAAAGAAAATATTTACTGCCTGAGGTGTCTATGATGACATTTGGGGAATGAATGATGTTGATCGCAAGTCAGTGGCAGGAAACACGTAACCAGAGTACTGAAAGATTGTTGAGGCTACCCTGTACCATCCCCACTGTATAGCAATACGAGTACGATCCCTGAATGATACTGAGCGATAATAAGACAGTGTCTAAATCGTACATGTGCTGTGTCCGACGCCATTATATGATTGGTCCAGACAGAAGTCGACTCCTGTGACAGCTGCTTGGGTGTTTCAGAGAATACCATAGCTGCGTAATTACTCTCCTTTACGAGGCCCCTTTTCAAGATAATTAAGCGCTTTCCCCATGTCTATCATCATGTCTATCTTGTCTATCTTCCCAGCCGTCTAAGACGAGCTACCGGGGACTAGACCGAGGCTAACTCTTAACGGCGTGCACCAAACGGGCTCTTCCTCCACCAATCATGTGGGGTCGCCTGGAGTGGCTTAGTACAGTACGAGTACGAGCAGTCTAACAGCCCATACAAACACTattatgtacaagtacaaagtactccgtagtgaTGAGTCCATTGACATGTATCTCATACTCGTTTGtattgtactccgtactccgcaCATATTCCCAAGTATTTCGTACATAGCATACCCAACACATACCCCTGGCAATCTTGGCTCCTGTTCCAACCTTACTGAACCTTTCCAAGTGGGGGTCTTCAGTGGGGAATACCTTCTTAACCCAGTCTAGCGCGCTTTCCCCGTAAGAAAACTACTGGTGACTAACCATGGGAGCCGCTGTGTTGATTACCCCATTAGGACTGGAGTGGCTCTGACACGGGACTCCGCCCCGTTTCCCATTTGGGTCTGGTCTGGGGCTAAAGTCTCCTTAACCAACGACAGCGCGATGGACCACGTACTTCGTTCTTTGCTCTCACTGCCACCGCGTTCTAACTAGGCTCTCTCTGCTctcttgtttctttctcttcccactctcttttcttttctctctattCGCTCAACCACTCAACCACGCtcattttttattttttatttttctatttttttgCCCCTAAAAAAGGTTTTGAAAAAAATTACGCCTTGACACTCTTTTTTAATAATTATTTTAAACTATTTTGATTTCGTTACAATCATTcgtcttcttttttctccccgCCTCCCCTTTTCTCTATTCTCACTATCTACGGATTATTTTTTTCTCGTCTATTGCTATCTTTTCACGTTCTTGTTAATTCTGGTCATTCCTTAATTATCCAGAATTTGTTTCTGTAATTGTTGGTGCTTATACTCAACAACTTCCCCCCTGTTGATTCTGTGCCTGAGCGTCTCGTGGTCGAAACTCTTTTTCCACGCCAGTCATTccttattttcttttcttttcttttttccttcaaaaaaaagagaagacgTGGAAATCTTCAAGTTACGCGTCTGAGGCAAAGCACTGCAACTACTACTACCGACTTGCTGGCGCCTAGTCGTTCCTTCATTTTTCTGCCTTTCCGCGGTTACTGCCTCTGCCACACTGCCACTGCCACCACTCAACCATCAGTTCCGCCCCAGGACTTAATTGCCTCCTGGTCTCTTGCCATTTActatcttctttcttcctccacTTTCTCATCGCTTGTGGCATCTTCGTGTTGATATTTATGCATCAAACTCCTTTGTTAACTCCGGTTTGAAACAATCTCCTGCGGTTCTCGGGGACCTTCTTTCGGGAAAACAACAATAACCGTGGTTTCCCTGTTGACACCACTCCCCGGAACATTCATCGCATTCTGCCTATCTTGACACGAACTTACGACTGCGAGAATCTGATTCAATTGACTTCCGTCTTGCACCTTCCCGGCGCATCTACACCTACCTACCTACCTTCCTACTCCAACCCCCCCCTATCTCATCCCATCTCTTTCACAATGCGGAGAGGCGTCTTAATCTTTTTGGTGGTcaacctcatcatcctctcaTTTCTGGTCCGCAGTGTCTTTACGCTTCTGTCGTTATTGGTGGAAGATGCCTCGGCCGACGCAATCCACCGCGCAGAGCTTCCTTCGCCCAATTCGAGTTTGATCGAGCAACGGCCTCAAGTCATCCCCAAGATCATTCACCAGACCTACAAGAACGAATCGATCCCTGAGGTTTGGAAGGACGCTCAACAGAGCTGTATCGACCTGCATCCGGACTACGAGTACATTGTAAGTCGATCCGCTTCCCTCACTGACGGTCACGTGAAGCAGACAGCTAACTGGTGTCTTCGCAACAGCTCTGGACCAACGAGAAAGCGCGTGACTTTATCGCCAAAGAATATCCCTGGTTCCTTGACACCTTCGATGGCTACAAGTACCCCATTCAACGCGCCGACTCGATCCGTTACTTTGTCCTGGCCCACTACGGTGGAACCTACATTGACCTTGATGATGTACGTCCCTTATACTATTGCTTATTTTGAGTCGCTCTAACAAGCTATAGGGCTGCAACCGCCGCTTGGATCCTCTTCTCGCTTACCCTGCGTGGGTTCGTCGTACCGTTCCAACTGGTATCTCCAACGATGCGATGGGATCTGTTCCTCAGCACCCCTTCTTTCTCCGTGTTATCGAACTCTTGCAATCCTACGACCGCAGCTGGCTGCTTCCATACATCACTGTCATGTACTCGACCGGTCCTCTCTTCCTGTCGGTTCTGTGGAAGGAATACATGCTCGACAAGCCCAGCGAAGCTGACCGGGTCCGTATCCTCATGCAAGATGAGTACAACCGCTACTCGTGGAGTTTCTTTACCCACCACGTTGGTAACAGCTGGCATGGCAAGGATGCTCAACTGATATTCTGGGTAAGTTTTCATGTCAACTTTATTGAGAATTCGAGGCTGACTTTTCCAGATGGGACAACATTGGATGTTCCTGACTCTCTGCGGCTTTGCTTTGGCCGGCGTCGTCGGTCTCGGCTCCTGGTGGATCTATGGCCGTGTAATGCACCTTAGCTCCAGATATCGCTACGGCTACTCGAAGGTACCGACAATTGTCACACCGGCTGGCCTGTCGCCCACTCGTCGGGCACGACTGGCAGTACCTACCCTGCTCCGTCGGGTCAGCTTCAAcaaagaagacgaagaaacTGGTCCCACAGAGACATCATATGAATTTTACAGCAGAAATGATTAGAAAGTCatctgctgttgttgtttgcTCTTGTTTGTGTCAATATGTGTTGTTCGATTGTTTGGCATGACTTGCATCTGAGCATTCACTCTGCCTGtttcttcgttttcttttgtcaCCTTTGTCTCGAGTacctttttttatttttgtcTCTGTGCTGATATTGGCGTGCATTTACGGAGTTTTGGGTCATGGATCGACCGGTGCTTCTATAGAAGCCTTATTATTGGGTTGtacatttttcttttttggcaACGGGTTTTGGATTGTTTTTTGTTCGCGAGGAAAACGACTGCTAGGCGGTGCTCGCATAGAATTTGGCTCTGTTTCTGATGTCTCGATTTACACACTTTTTGATTCTTTATCCCTGTTGTTTTTGCCATACACCTTTTTAACAGATAGACTTCGATTCGACTGCTGATAGACGGGCCGCCGTTTATTTCATGGAGACAGGCCTGGCGCTAAATGCACCTGCAAATAATATCTCAGCCATTGTCCGGTGTTTTTGCTAGGAGTAGGGAGTAGTCTGTGTCTTCGTAGTCGCCTCTAGTTCCGGTAGACTATTGGTGGTTGGGTGTGTTTAGGGTTCCCGCGGTTGACCAACCCCAGCTGATCAATTTGCCTCCGGACGATTATTTCTTTGTTTGGCACGGCTAAGCATTGTCCGAGGTTTCCACATGTGAGGTGTCGTGTTTCAGAATGCAGTGATCATCGCATTCTTTGTCCCTTGGTGGCCGCTGCGTTGAGTATGGGCGGTTGACCTGGCGATCAATCAGGGACACCAAGTACAAAAAGCTGACCCTTTTTCTACACTACAGAGGACGGAGAGCATCCTCAACTCTACAAATCTCCAAAACCAAACACCACAATGCGCCCGACaaccctcctccctctcctccccctTCTGGCCTCCGCAGCCCCAATCCCAGCCCCAATCCCAGCCCCAGCGGCAGAACCAAACACCCAAATAACGGCCCAACAAATCCAACAAATCGCGCCCAAATCCGTCAACTGCGACAACCCCCCCGCAAAAGGCGAATGCGCAACAGCAGACCAAGCCGCGCCCCACATTGCCAAGTCCTTCGGGACGTACGGCGTCACGAGCCGCGCCGAGCAGGCCGCTGTTATTGCACTGATGGCGTTTGAGAGCGAGGAGTTTCGGTATAGTAGGAATCATTTCCCGGGGACGGTGGGGAAGGGCAGTTAGTAATCCCCCTGTAGTCAGATTGGGTGAGGATAGGGCTAATGTGATGATACAGCACGGAATATGCAATCGCCCAGCTACAACGCTAAATATGCGGAATCGATCCCCGCGATTTCTGATAAGGTGTCTGCGGCAAATGGCGATGCTGGTCAGATACTGGATATTCTGCTCGCGGATGAGGAGTATGATTTCGGGTCTGGGGCGTGGTTTTTGACGACGCAATGTGATCAGGGTGTAAGGCAGGCGTTGCAGAGTGGGAGTGAGGAGGGGTGGAGTGGGTATATTAGTGGGTGTGTTGGGACGGATGCGAATGAGGGGAGGAAGGGGTATTGGGCGAGTGCTGTTAAGGCGCTGGGTGTTTGATTTGTTTTCATGGGTTCAAGTTGGGCGTATAGTAGAG
This sequence is a window from Aspergillus chevalieri M1 DNA, chromosome 5, nearly complete sequence. Protein-coding genes within it:
- a CDS encoding uncharacterized protein (COG:S;~EggNog:ENOG410PIB2;~InterPro:IPR019440;~PFAM:PF10345;~go_process: GO:0007064 - mitotic sister chromatid cohesion [Evidence IEA]) — translated: MSYPPPHNGHYPPQYLQQQPPRQHPQQPIQPPQFLYNNINPVQSPQSPYQYGKPVAYPQVIPNFNSYAQTFNSQQHVQPPQPVPPPQPQYVNPVDLFQQTPVGPVIPSQFNTFGTSQYTGQPAASVANNNPDRSPALPTVSGSTQPSFYPAPSASPGSNNAYNQYPQVAPKPQTTPLQMKPAPSPISASTPVPAPVASPNPVPTTASATMPSVASSTPTVAPASVSRSMTSTPTAPTPTPRPVPQVLIPASSPEVQQKLLKQQAVRKQGQAQRQGSQQVARKQGKPSVDYQVLLLSLADEYLNAAHSHGTTVASLRREDDVEEYYKLLATGLGCLEAVLKNWRLQPRMEALVRLRYARVLFEETDNDLEAETALSKGIDLCERNRMLDLKYSMQHLLARMLHKTNPRASLKAVDGMIQDVEAYRHSAWEYAFRFLRVSLSLSLSSPNYQDSVSALHHLHKISQMANRNGDKAVSAMAAVIEALAHLQLGSNFDSIEQAQRAVATARSHQLNDDLRHIPQLITLVQMIDICCSLLEYDVNQSAQKLRVLQEIMDERLNYPNWRVDGSFSVPLNGKSAGPSSIDTGDILQVQNGTLLLSFSWLPQHDLYALCYFLSSVTLSAKNSHDGRKAEKFLQEGRRMLNSSFETPENVAESMGNANKRIEWRRTLCCNIILQQVFLACCRTDWDFARENLNELRQIAQELGDNLSGNVQCLMEYTAGTIAQATGDLKTALTIFQTPLLSLSPNASKTTRNDPCRDIAILAAINTALIIRDPSHPSHSLLPTILSTIESFAKTSPNKYIQAAYYLINAIVQTESTIQTKQFLQQALQSATAISNSQITCMTLTFMSWKYFRGVVGEQAEKSARAGRAMAKKANDRLWVSVTDEMLAETLERQGKGEEAGSVRDEGMRVTMGLPGALRRGI
- the CSE4 gene encoding histone H3 family protein (COG:B;~EggNog:ENOG410PPUP;~InterPro:IPR007125,IPR009072,IPR000164;~PFAM:PF00125;~go_component: GO:0000786 - nucleosome [Evidence IEA];~go_function: GO:0003677 - DNA binding [Evidence IEA];~go_function: GO:0046982 - protein heterodimerization activity [Evidence IEA]) — protein: MPPKTGKGHKIISEPRSRPSAGDGEAGPSSKPQQTASPANKRRPKASGEEREGKRPSGVIKTTKAAKTSDVQPGDPTPQGRPRRYRPGTVALKEIRKYQRSYDLLIQKLPFARLVREVALEMLPSDVGAELRWQSHAIQALQEAAEAFLVHLFEDTNLCALHAKRVTIMQKDIQLARRIRGAWGGLG
- the derA gene encoding putative ER-associated proteolytic system protein Der1 (COG:S;~EggNog:ENOG410PIMP;~InterPro:IPR007599;~PFAM:PF04511;~TransMembrane:4 (o29-52i64-88o108-129i150-174o)) gives rise to the protein MAAIWGNGGQVGQFPLEQWFYEMPPVTRWWTAATVATSVLVQCHILTPFQLFYSFRAVYFKSQYWRLVTTFLYFGPLSLDLLFHVFFLQRYSRLLEETSGRSPAHFSWLLFYAMVSLLIISPFLSLPFLGTSLSSSLVYIWSRRNPDTRLSFLGLLVFTAPYLPWVLMAFSLVVHGIVPKDEICGVVVGHVWYFFNDVYPPLHGGHRPLDPPMWWMRMFDSQADARGTDTNNINGDFAAAAAHEVR
- a CDS encoding glycosyltransferase family 32 protein (CAZy:GT32;~COG:M;~EggNog:ENOG410PH27;~InterPro:IPR029044,IPR007577;~PFAM:PF04488;~TransMembrane:3 (o6-31i198-217o270-292i)) codes for the protein MRRGVLIFLVVNLIILSFLVRSVFTLLSLLVEDASADAIHRAELPSPNSSLIEQRPQVIPKIIHQTYKNESIPEVWKDAQQSCIDLHPDYEYILWTNEKARDFIAKEYPWFLDTFDGYKYPIQRADSIRYFVLAHYGGTYIDLDDGCNRRLDPLLAYPAWVRRTVPTGISNDAMGSVPQHPFFLRVIELLQSYDRSWLLPYITVMYSTGPLFLSVLWKEYMLDKPSEADRVRILMQDEYNRYSWSFFTHHVGNSWHGKDAQLIFWMGQHWMFLTLCGFALAGVVGLGSWWIYGRVMHLSSRYRYGYSKVPTIVTPAGLSPTRRARLAVPTLLRRVSFNKEDEETGPTETSYEFYSRND
- a CDS encoding uncharacterized protein (COG:S;~EggNog:ENOG410PQ6D;~SECRETED:SignalP(1-16)), whose translation is MRPTTLLPLLPLLASAAPIPAPIPAPAAEPNTQITAQQIQQIAPKSVNCDNPPAKGECATADQAAPHIAKSFGTYGVTSRAEQAAVIALMAFESEEFRYSRNHFPGTVGKGTRNMQSPSYNAKYAESIPAISDKVSAANGDAGQILDILLADEEYDFGSGAWFLTTQCDQGVRQALQSGSEEGWSGYISGCVGTDANEGRKGYWASAVKALGV